The following are from one region of the Paenibacillus sp. KS-LC4 genome:
- a CDS encoding purine-nucleoside phosphorylase, with the protein MKDIKQQIQEAALFIQKEIGCYPEIGLILGSGLGILADLIEDATVIPYETIPHFPVSTVEGHAGELVSGLINGKRVVMMKGRFHLYEGYEAQAVTFPVRVLKAIGVNQLIVTNAAGGVNTAFEVGDLMLISDHINNMGKNPLIGPNDKELGVRFPDMSEAYSKRLIQVAYRVADRQHFTFREGIYMGNLGPTYETPAEVRMARILGADAVGMSTIPEVIVARHAGMEVLGISCITNKAAGILEQALSHEEVMEAAEQVKPKFLKLVLGIIEEL; encoded by the coding sequence ATGAAAGATATCAAGCAACAAATTCAAGAAGCGGCATTATTTATTCAGAAGGAGATTGGCTGTTATCCAGAAATCGGTTTGATTCTTGGCTCTGGTCTGGGGATATTAGCGGATTTAATTGAGGATGCAACAGTCATTCCTTATGAAACGATTCCGCACTTCCCGGTGTCCACTGTAGAAGGTCATGCAGGGGAGCTGGTCTCGGGACTGATTAACGGCAAACGAGTCGTCATGATGAAAGGGCGCTTTCATTTATATGAAGGATATGAAGCGCAAGCGGTAACGTTTCCAGTCCGCGTTTTGAAAGCAATTGGCGTGAATCAATTAATCGTGACCAATGCTGCGGGAGGGGTCAATACAGCCTTTGAGGTTGGAGATCTGATGCTCATTTCCGACCACATTAACAATATGGGGAAAAACCCGCTTATCGGACCGAACGATAAGGAATTGGGCGTCCGATTCCCGGATATGAGTGAAGCATATAGCAAACGCCTCATTCAAGTAGCTTACCGTGTAGCGGACAGGCAGCATTTTACCTTTAGAGAAGGCATTTACATGGGGAATCTGGGACCGACATATGAAACTCCCGCGGAGGTACGAATGGCGCGTATCCTAGGGGCGGATGCCGTAGGGATGTCCACGATTCCGGAAGTCATCGTTGCCAGACATGCGGGCATGGAAGTGCTCGGCATTTCATGTATTACAAATAAAGCAGCAGGAATATTAGAGCAAGCGCTCTCTCACGAGGAAGTGATGGAAGCCGCTGAGCAAGTCAAGCCGAAATTCCTGAAGCTTGTGCTCGGAATCATTGAGGAACTTTAA